Proteins found in one Arachis stenosperma cultivar V10309 chromosome 8, arast.V10309.gnm1.PFL2, whole genome shotgun sequence genomic segment:
- the LOC130944587 gene encoding serine/threonine-protein phosphatase 7-like isoform X2, with amino-acid sequence MDPHKERIKTGCHKILDGINSMSLVNLDDQQIHSLVMMREIARGVVDDQNRKVTRNDVIRALRHSILKMVCASRDIIRLLGRMSYEGLDDQQMNLVLRMKEIAHRIIDKQPRVAITRPNLLVEQVALLDEGMRDSPVVESSKIGDALIDGAQSMSNDDDMLDMEHVLRFENGMNVAQESLSPSCFQQFLLWPPDDCITLEWVRDMMSIFEHVSQKMLPSAFCNVVPTILVDKLTDAASSILCEEPNCVEVDCEGEDSRVIVVGDIHGQFHDLLSLFKHAGVPSESQFYVFNGNYVGKGAWGIEVLLVLLAWKVLMPHRIYLLRGNHESRYYTGRYGLKNEVWTKYGNQGEHVYTKFLECFKVLPLASVIANCVYTTHGGFFRSKHSAPSRKPKHRKTQRVDLGSLAELSEVKRACIDSPYEGPNILLTDILWSKPSKRNGLRENAGRKYGLWWGPDCTEAFLKQHNLKLIIRSHEGPDARAGQDDFGNMIIGYSLDHDVETGKLYTLFSAPDYPQFGQKRYNNEGAYAILQSPDFSSPSFFSFKAAERPMVDPYVDSDADEMDLRAPSSSQIASTSAFCASQRPYPGGSRPTFDFSLLGIHNGPSWSVELGDGLGGTQVMQVPRTPVVEGLPLPPNIQEPHRSAYKYLFELVGALKHVVVTRETENRARVSALRSRAKKRKGRKSNS; translated from the exons ATGGATCCTCACAAAGAGAGAATTAAGACTGGATGCCACAAAATCCTGGACGGAATAAACTCAATGTCTTTGGTGAATTTAGATGACCAGCAAATCCATTCCTTGGTAATGATGAGAGAAATTGCACGCGGTGTTGTTGATGATCAAAATAGGAAG GTGACTAGGAATGATGTGATTCGTGCCTTGCGCCACAGCATCTTGAAAATG GTGTGTGCATCGAGGGATATCATTCGATTACTGGGTAGGATGTCTTACGAAGGCTTGGACGACCAACAGATGAATTTAGTGTTGAGAATGAAAGAAATTGCTCATCGGATTATTGATAAACAGCCTAGAGTTGCAATAACTAGGCCTAATTTACTTGTAGAACAA GTTGCACTTTTGGATGAAGGGATGAGAGATAGTCCTGTGGTTGAGTCGAGTAAGATCGGGGATGCTTTGATTGATGGGGCTCAAAGCATGAGTAATGATGATGATATGTTAGATATGGAACATGTTTTAAGATTTGAAAATGGGATGAATGTCGCACAGGAGTCTCTATCGCCATCATGCTTCCAGCAATTTCTTCTGTGGCCTCCTGACGATTGTATCACTTTAGAATGGGTTCGGGATATGATGTCCATATTTGAGCACGTTTCACAGAAGATGTTGCCATCTGCATTTTGTAATGTTGTGCCAACCATTTTGGTGGATAAGTTGACAGATGCTGCTTCCAGTATTTTATGTGAGGAACCAAATTGTGTGGAGGTTGACTGTGAAGGAGAAGATTCAAGGGTCATCGTAGTAGGCGATATACATGGGCAGTTTCATGATTTATTGTCTCTTTTCAAGCATGCAGGAGTGCCCTCGGAGAGCCAATTTTATGTTTTCAATGGGAATTATGTAGGTAAAGGAGCTTGGGGCATTGAAGTACTTTTGGTCTTGCTAGCTTGGAAG GTGTTGATGCCTCACAGAATATATCTGCTCCGTGGAAATCATGAATCGAGATATTACACTGGAAGGTATGGTCTTAAGAACGAAGTATGGACCAAATATGGTAATCAAGGAGAACATGTATACACCAAATTTTTGGAGTGCTTCAAGGTGCTTCCGTTAGCTTCAGTTATAGCAAACTGTGTTTATACTACTCATGGAGGGTTTTTCCGTAGCAAACATTCTGCTCCTTCACGAAAGCCAAAACATAGGAAGACACAAAGGGTGGATCTTGGTTCTTTGGCTGAGCTATCTGAAGTTAAAAGAGCTTGTATTGATTCCCCTTATGAAGGTCCTAATATATTATTGACTGACATCCTCTGGTCAAAACCATCTAAAAGGAATGGTCTAAGGGAGAATGCAGGTCGAAAATATGGTTTATGGTGGGGTCCTGATTGCACTGAGGCTTTCTTAAAACAACACAATTTAAAG CTGATCATCAGATCACATGAAGGGCCTGATGCAAGGGCTGGTCAGGATGATTTTGGGAACATGATTATTGGATATAGCTTGGATCACGATGTAGAAACTGGAAAGCTATATACACTTTTTAGTGCTCCAGACTACCCACAG TTTGGTCAAAAGAGATATAATAATGAAGGAGCATATGCAATATTGCAGTCTCCAGATTTTTCAAGTCCTTCCTTTTTCTCATTCAAAGCTGCAGAAAGACCAATG GTGGATCCTTATGTTGATTCTGATGCTGATGAGATGGACTTGCGCGCGCCAAGTTCTTCCCAAATA GCTTCAACCTCTGCCTTCTGTGCTTCTCAAAGACCATATCCAGGTGGCTCGAGACCCACTTTTGATTTTAGTTTGTTGGGCATACACAATGGACCATCTTGGAGCGTTGAGCTTGGAGATGGTTTAGGTGGCACTCAAGTTATGCAGGTTCCGAGGACCCCCGTGGTGGAAGGCTTGCCGCTTCCTCCCAATATACAG GAGCCGCACCGGTCTGCATACAAGTATTTGTTCGAGCTGGTTGGTGCATTGAAACATGTGGTTGTAACAAGG GAGACTGAGAACAGGGCCCGTGTGTCAGCATTGAGAAGCAGAGCCAAGAAACGAAAGGGAAGGAAGAGTAATAGTTGA
- the LOC130944587 gene encoding serine/threonine-protein phosphatase 7-like isoform X4, giving the protein MRDSPVVESSKIGDALIDGAQSMSNDDDMLDMEHVLRFENGMNVAQESLSPSCFQQFLLWPPDDCITLEWVRDMMSIFEHVSQKMLPSAFCNVVPTILVDKLTDAASSILCEEPNCVEVDCEGEDSRVIVVGDIHGQFHDLLSLFKHAGVPSESQFYVFNGNYVGKGAWGIEVLLVLLAWKVLMPHRIYLLRGNHESRYYTGRYGLKNEVWTKYGNQGEHVYTKFLECFKVLPLASVIANCVYTTHGGFFRSKHSAPSRKPKHRKTQRVDLGSLAELSEVKRACIDSPYEGPNILLTDILWSKPSKRNGLRENAGRKYGLWWGPDCTEAFLKQHNLKLIIRSHEGPDARAGQDDFGNMIIGYSLDHDVETGKLYTLFSAPDYPQFGQKRYNNEGAYAILQSPDFSSPSFFSFKAAERPMVDPYVDSDADEMDLRAPSSSQIASTSAFCASQRPYPGGSRPTFDFSLLGIHNGPSWSVELGDGLGGTQVMQVPRTPVVEGLPLPPNIQEPHRSAYKYLFELVGALKHVVVTRVRIMAHGWFVVSRVLLFRNQAGFLNFRRLRTGPVCQH; this is encoded by the exons ATGAGAGATAGTCCTGTGGTTGAGTCGAGTAAGATCGGGGATGCTTTGATTGATGGGGCTCAAAGCATGAGTAATGATGATGATATGTTAGATATGGAACATGTTTTAAGATTTGAAAATGGGATGAATGTCGCACAGGAGTCTCTATCGCCATCATGCTTCCAGCAATTTCTTCTGTGGCCTCCTGACGATTGTATCACTTTAGAATGGGTTCGGGATATGATGTCCATATTTGAGCACGTTTCACAGAAGATGTTGCCATCTGCATTTTGTAATGTTGTGCCAACCATTTTGGTGGATAAGTTGACAGATGCTGCTTCCAGTATTTTATGTGAGGAACCAAATTGTGTGGAGGTTGACTGTGAAGGAGAAGATTCAAGGGTCATCGTAGTAGGCGATATACATGGGCAGTTTCATGATTTATTGTCTCTTTTCAAGCATGCAGGAGTGCCCTCGGAGAGCCAATTTTATGTTTTCAATGGGAATTATGTAGGTAAAGGAGCTTGGGGCATTGAAGTACTTTTGGTCTTGCTAGCTTGGAAG GTGTTGATGCCTCACAGAATATATCTGCTCCGTGGAAATCATGAATCGAGATATTACACTGGAAGGTATGGTCTTAAGAACGAAGTATGGACCAAATATGGTAATCAAGGAGAACATGTATACACCAAATTTTTGGAGTGCTTCAAGGTGCTTCCGTTAGCTTCAGTTATAGCAAACTGTGTTTATACTACTCATGGAGGGTTTTTCCGTAGCAAACATTCTGCTCCTTCACGAAAGCCAAAACATAGGAAGACACAAAGGGTGGATCTTGGTTCTTTGGCTGAGCTATCTGAAGTTAAAAGAGCTTGTATTGATTCCCCTTATGAAGGTCCTAATATATTATTGACTGACATCCTCTGGTCAAAACCATCTAAAAGGAATGGTCTAAGGGAGAATGCAGGTCGAAAATATGGTTTATGGTGGGGTCCTGATTGCACTGAGGCTTTCTTAAAACAACACAATTTAAAG CTGATCATCAGATCACATGAAGGGCCTGATGCAAGGGCTGGTCAGGATGATTTTGGGAACATGATTATTGGATATAGCTTGGATCACGATGTAGAAACTGGAAAGCTATATACACTTTTTAGTGCTCCAGACTACCCACAG TTTGGTCAAAAGAGATATAATAATGAAGGAGCATATGCAATATTGCAGTCTCCAGATTTTTCAAGTCCTTCCTTTTTCTCATTCAAAGCTGCAGAAAGACCAATG GTGGATCCTTATGTTGATTCTGATGCTGATGAGATGGACTTGCGCGCGCCAAGTTCTTCCCAAATA GCTTCAACCTCTGCCTTCTGTGCTTCTCAAAGACCATATCCAGGTGGCTCGAGACCCACTTTTGATTTTAGTTTGTTGGGCATACACAATGGACCATCTTGGAGCGTTGAGCTTGGAGATGGTTTAGGTGGCACTCAAGTTATGCAGGTTCCGAGGACCCCCGTGGTGGAAGGCTTGCCGCTTCCTCCCAATATACAG GAGCCGCACCGGTCTGCATACAAGTATTTGTTCGAGCTGGTTGGTGCATTGAAACATGTGGTTGTAACAAGGGTAAGAATTATGGCTCATGGCTGGTTTGTTGTTTCACGTGTTCTCCTTTTTAGAAATCAAGCTGGTTTTCTCAATTTCAGGAGACTGAGAACAGGGCCCGTGTGTCAGCATTGA
- the LOC130944587 gene encoding serine/threonine-protein phosphatase 7-like isoform X1 produces the protein MDPHKERIKTGCHKILDGINSMSLVNLDDQQIHSLVMMREIARGVVDDQNRKVTRNDVIRALRHSILKMVCASRDIIRLLGRMSYEGLDDQQMNLVLRMKEIAHRIIDKQPRVAITRPNLLVEQVALLDEGMRDSPVVESSKIGDALIDGAQSMSNDDDMLDMEHVLRFENGMNVAQESLSPSCFQQFLLWPPDDCITLEWVRDMMSIFEHVSQKMLPSAFCNVVPTILVDKLTDAASSILCEEPNCVEVDCEGEDSRVIVVGDIHGQFHDLLSLFKHAGVPSESQFYVFNGNYVGKGAWGIEVLLVLLAWKVLMPHRIYLLRGNHESRYYTGRYGLKNEVWTKYGNQGEHVYTKFLECFKVLPLASVIANCVYTTHGGFFRSKHSAPSRKPKHRKTQRVDLGSLAELSEVKRACIDSPYEGPNILLTDILWSKPSKRNGLRENAGRKYGLWWGPDCTEAFLKQHNLKLIIRSHEGPDARAGQDDFGNMIIGYSLDHDVETGKLYTLFSAPDYPQFGQKRYNNEGAYAILQSPDFSSPSFFSFKAAERPMVDPYVDSDADEMDLRAPSSSQIASTSAFCASQRPYPGGSRPTFDFSLLGIHNGPSWSVELGDGLGGTQVMQVPRTPVVEGLPLPPNIQEPHRSAYKYLFELVGALKHVVVTRVRIMAHGWFVVSRVLLFRNQAGFLNFRRLRTGPVCQH, from the exons ATGGATCCTCACAAAGAGAGAATTAAGACTGGATGCCACAAAATCCTGGACGGAATAAACTCAATGTCTTTGGTGAATTTAGATGACCAGCAAATCCATTCCTTGGTAATGATGAGAGAAATTGCACGCGGTGTTGTTGATGATCAAAATAGGAAG GTGACTAGGAATGATGTGATTCGTGCCTTGCGCCACAGCATCTTGAAAATG GTGTGTGCATCGAGGGATATCATTCGATTACTGGGTAGGATGTCTTACGAAGGCTTGGACGACCAACAGATGAATTTAGTGTTGAGAATGAAAGAAATTGCTCATCGGATTATTGATAAACAGCCTAGAGTTGCAATAACTAGGCCTAATTTACTTGTAGAACAA GTTGCACTTTTGGATGAAGGGATGAGAGATAGTCCTGTGGTTGAGTCGAGTAAGATCGGGGATGCTTTGATTGATGGGGCTCAAAGCATGAGTAATGATGATGATATGTTAGATATGGAACATGTTTTAAGATTTGAAAATGGGATGAATGTCGCACAGGAGTCTCTATCGCCATCATGCTTCCAGCAATTTCTTCTGTGGCCTCCTGACGATTGTATCACTTTAGAATGGGTTCGGGATATGATGTCCATATTTGAGCACGTTTCACAGAAGATGTTGCCATCTGCATTTTGTAATGTTGTGCCAACCATTTTGGTGGATAAGTTGACAGATGCTGCTTCCAGTATTTTATGTGAGGAACCAAATTGTGTGGAGGTTGACTGTGAAGGAGAAGATTCAAGGGTCATCGTAGTAGGCGATATACATGGGCAGTTTCATGATTTATTGTCTCTTTTCAAGCATGCAGGAGTGCCCTCGGAGAGCCAATTTTATGTTTTCAATGGGAATTATGTAGGTAAAGGAGCTTGGGGCATTGAAGTACTTTTGGTCTTGCTAGCTTGGAAG GTGTTGATGCCTCACAGAATATATCTGCTCCGTGGAAATCATGAATCGAGATATTACACTGGAAGGTATGGTCTTAAGAACGAAGTATGGACCAAATATGGTAATCAAGGAGAACATGTATACACCAAATTTTTGGAGTGCTTCAAGGTGCTTCCGTTAGCTTCAGTTATAGCAAACTGTGTTTATACTACTCATGGAGGGTTTTTCCGTAGCAAACATTCTGCTCCTTCACGAAAGCCAAAACATAGGAAGACACAAAGGGTGGATCTTGGTTCTTTGGCTGAGCTATCTGAAGTTAAAAGAGCTTGTATTGATTCCCCTTATGAAGGTCCTAATATATTATTGACTGACATCCTCTGGTCAAAACCATCTAAAAGGAATGGTCTAAGGGAGAATGCAGGTCGAAAATATGGTTTATGGTGGGGTCCTGATTGCACTGAGGCTTTCTTAAAACAACACAATTTAAAG CTGATCATCAGATCACATGAAGGGCCTGATGCAAGGGCTGGTCAGGATGATTTTGGGAACATGATTATTGGATATAGCTTGGATCACGATGTAGAAACTGGAAAGCTATATACACTTTTTAGTGCTCCAGACTACCCACAG TTTGGTCAAAAGAGATATAATAATGAAGGAGCATATGCAATATTGCAGTCTCCAGATTTTTCAAGTCCTTCCTTTTTCTCATTCAAAGCTGCAGAAAGACCAATG GTGGATCCTTATGTTGATTCTGATGCTGATGAGATGGACTTGCGCGCGCCAAGTTCTTCCCAAATA GCTTCAACCTCTGCCTTCTGTGCTTCTCAAAGACCATATCCAGGTGGCTCGAGACCCACTTTTGATTTTAGTTTGTTGGGCATACACAATGGACCATCTTGGAGCGTTGAGCTTGGAGATGGTTTAGGTGGCACTCAAGTTATGCAGGTTCCGAGGACCCCCGTGGTGGAAGGCTTGCCGCTTCCTCCCAATATACAG GAGCCGCACCGGTCTGCATACAAGTATTTGTTCGAGCTGGTTGGTGCATTGAAACATGTGGTTGTAACAAGGGTAAGAATTATGGCTCATGGCTGGTTTGTTGTTTCACGTGTTCTCCTTTTTAGAAATCAAGCTGGTTTTCTCAATTTCAGGAGACTGAGAACAGGGCCCGTGTGTCAGCATTGA
- the LOC130944587 gene encoding serine/threonine-protein phosphatase 7-like isoform X3: MDPHKERIKTGCHKILDGINSMSLVNLDDQQIHSLVMMREIARGVVDDQNRKVTRNDVIRALRHSILKMVCASRDIIRLLGRMSYEGLDDQQMNLVLRMKEIAHRIIDKQPRVAITRPNLLVEQVALLDEGMRDSPVVESSKIGDALIDGAQSMSNDDDMLDMEHVLRFENGMNVAQESLSPSCFQQFLLWPPDDCITLEWVRDMMSIFEHVSQKMLPSAFCNVVPTILVDKLTDAASSILCEEPNCVEVDCEGEDSRVIVVGDIHGQFHDLLSLFKHAGVPSESQFYVFNGNYVGKGAWGIEVLLVLLAWKVLMPHRIYLLRGNHESRYYTGRYGLKNEVWTKYGNQGEHVYTKFLECFKVLPLASVIANCVYTTHGGFFRSKHSAPSRKPKHRKTQRVDLGSLAELSEVKRACIDSPYEGPNILLTDILWSKPSKRNGLRENAGRKYGLWWGPDCTEAFLKQHNLKLIIRSHEGPDARAGQDDFGNMIIGYSLDHDVETGKLYTLFSAPDYPQFGQKRYNNEGAYAILQSPDFSSPSFFSFKAAERPMVDPYVDSDADEMDLRAPSSSQIT; the protein is encoded by the exons ATGGATCCTCACAAAGAGAGAATTAAGACTGGATGCCACAAAATCCTGGACGGAATAAACTCAATGTCTTTGGTGAATTTAGATGACCAGCAAATCCATTCCTTGGTAATGATGAGAGAAATTGCACGCGGTGTTGTTGATGATCAAAATAGGAAG GTGACTAGGAATGATGTGATTCGTGCCTTGCGCCACAGCATCTTGAAAATG GTGTGTGCATCGAGGGATATCATTCGATTACTGGGTAGGATGTCTTACGAAGGCTTGGACGACCAACAGATGAATTTAGTGTTGAGAATGAAAGAAATTGCTCATCGGATTATTGATAAACAGCCTAGAGTTGCAATAACTAGGCCTAATTTACTTGTAGAACAA GTTGCACTTTTGGATGAAGGGATGAGAGATAGTCCTGTGGTTGAGTCGAGTAAGATCGGGGATGCTTTGATTGATGGGGCTCAAAGCATGAGTAATGATGATGATATGTTAGATATGGAACATGTTTTAAGATTTGAAAATGGGATGAATGTCGCACAGGAGTCTCTATCGCCATCATGCTTCCAGCAATTTCTTCTGTGGCCTCCTGACGATTGTATCACTTTAGAATGGGTTCGGGATATGATGTCCATATTTGAGCACGTTTCACAGAAGATGTTGCCATCTGCATTTTGTAATGTTGTGCCAACCATTTTGGTGGATAAGTTGACAGATGCTGCTTCCAGTATTTTATGTGAGGAACCAAATTGTGTGGAGGTTGACTGTGAAGGAGAAGATTCAAGGGTCATCGTAGTAGGCGATATACATGGGCAGTTTCATGATTTATTGTCTCTTTTCAAGCATGCAGGAGTGCCCTCGGAGAGCCAATTTTATGTTTTCAATGGGAATTATGTAGGTAAAGGAGCTTGGGGCATTGAAGTACTTTTGGTCTTGCTAGCTTGGAAG GTGTTGATGCCTCACAGAATATATCTGCTCCGTGGAAATCATGAATCGAGATATTACACTGGAAGGTATGGTCTTAAGAACGAAGTATGGACCAAATATGGTAATCAAGGAGAACATGTATACACCAAATTTTTGGAGTGCTTCAAGGTGCTTCCGTTAGCTTCAGTTATAGCAAACTGTGTTTATACTACTCATGGAGGGTTTTTCCGTAGCAAACATTCTGCTCCTTCACGAAAGCCAAAACATAGGAAGACACAAAGGGTGGATCTTGGTTCTTTGGCTGAGCTATCTGAAGTTAAAAGAGCTTGTATTGATTCCCCTTATGAAGGTCCTAATATATTATTGACTGACATCCTCTGGTCAAAACCATCTAAAAGGAATGGTCTAAGGGAGAATGCAGGTCGAAAATATGGTTTATGGTGGGGTCCTGATTGCACTGAGGCTTTCTTAAAACAACACAATTTAAAG CTGATCATCAGATCACATGAAGGGCCTGATGCAAGGGCTGGTCAGGATGATTTTGGGAACATGATTATTGGATATAGCTTGGATCACGATGTAGAAACTGGAAAGCTATATACACTTTTTAGTGCTCCAGACTACCCACAG TTTGGTCAAAAGAGATATAATAATGAAGGAGCATATGCAATATTGCAGTCTCCAGATTTTTCAAGTCCTTCCTTTTTCTCATTCAAAGCTGCAGAAAGACCAATG GTGGATCCTTATGTTGATTCTGATGCTGATGAGATGGACTTGCGCGCGCCAAGTTCTTCCCAAATA ACATAA
- the LOC130945614 gene encoding uncharacterized protein LOC130945614 yields the protein MAPQSSSQDSHSSTKSRGRRRTCFCGERPVLRTSSTAENPERRFWGYINYQIGLGCDYFAWAELEGRDPQIQRLKNKASSLKQVLHKAERKFALALAVGILRWTTAGLLIYDRLN from the exons ATGGCTCCTCAGTCGTCTTCTCAAGATTCACATAGCAGCACCAAGAGTCGTGGGAGAAGGAGGACATGCTTCTGTGGAGAGAGACCAGTTTTGCGGACATCATCTACAGCGGAGAACCCAGAAAGAAGATTCTGGGGCTACATCAACTATCAG ATAGGATTAGGATGCGATTATTTTGCTTGGGCAGAGCTTGAAGGGCGAGATCCACAAATTCAAAGACTGAAGAACAAAGCAAGTTCGTTAAAACAAGTACTGCATAAAGCTGAAAGAAAATTTGCATTGGCACTTGCTGTTGGAATTCTTAGATGGACAACGGCTGGGCTGCTGATATATGATCGACTTAATTGA
- the LOC130945615 gene encoding uncharacterized protein LOC130945615, giving the protein MASEEESFLALVYCSGKIQKIKRYGVKFTDREPLSIFISLSSTLSDLKNSILQKLGVFGSKWVKKLFYKISIAVVSTGVKYDTFVLAADEDIRVLFHCVRSFPEVRIHELFAKLEVGVDSSGVSALVHSSTAAGGASSSMPVVRPSISLVASPSFTADLDRTEVVGSVPLENAGVFEQAYEVGTGGGLLPDMQGFGEPDRVENAMSWAFKFWHSAVCSTLLHTKLGGSGSTGRRWSYNWGSSTEFQIGQSFQNKDEVVLSVKDYSIHRGVEYRVIESDHLKYHGKCKEFGKGCSWLIRVALRARKGTWEVRRYNGPHTCLSTNISSDHRQLDYHVICARILPLIRTDVVVTVKVLQQATEADYGFRPSYMKVWMAKQKAVAQIYGDWEESYAELSHWMLGV; this is encoded by the exons ATGGCAAGTGAGGAAGAGAGTTTTCTTGCCTTAGTGTATTGCTCtggaaaaatccaaaaaatcaaaagatatgGTGTGAAGTTCACTGACAGAGAACCACTAAGTATTTTCATCAGTTTATCAAGCACTTTGTCAGATTTAAAGAACAGCATCTTGCAGAAGCTTGGGGTGTTTGGTAGCAAGTGGGTGAAGAAGCTATTTTACAAGATTTCCATCGCAGTTGTCTCGACCGGTGTTAAGTATGATACCTTTGTGCTAGCGGCTGATGAAGATATTAGGGTTCTGTTCCATTGTGTTAGGAGTTTTCCAGAGGTCAGAATACACGAGTTGTTCGCGAAGTTGGAGGTTGGTGTCGATAGTTCTGGGGTATCAGCTCTAGTTCATAGCTCGACTGCCGCGGGCGGTGCGTCTAGTTCGATGCCTGTAGTGAGACCATCCATTTCGCTGGTAGCATCCCCTTCATTCACAGCTGATTTAGATCGAACGGAGGTTGTTGGTTCTGTACCTTTGGAGAATGCAGGGGTCTTTGAGCAGGCGTATGAGGTGGGCACCGGTGGTGGCTTGCTACCTGATATGCAAGGCTTTGGAGAACCTGATCGAGTAGAGAATGCAATGT CATGGGCCTTTAAGTTCTGGCACTCAGCAGTATGCTCCACACTTCTCCACACTAAACTTGGAGGCTCTGGGTCCACAGGCAGACGGTGGTCCTACAATTGGGGCTCTTCTACAGAATTTCAGATTGGGCAATCATTCCAGAATAAAGATGAGGTTGTGCTGAGTGTGAAGGACTATAGCATCCACCGAGGTGTTGAGTACAGAGTCATCGAATCAGATCATCTTAAGTATCATGGAAAATGCAAGGAGTTCGGCAAGGGTTGTAGTTGGTTGATTCGCGTAGCGCTGCGTGCACGAAAGGGCACTTGGGAAGTTAGGAGGTACAACGGGCCACACACTTGCTTGTCAACCAATATTTCCAGTGATCACCGTCAGCTGGATTATCACGTTATCTGTGCAAGGATTCTTCCGTTGATTAGGACAGATGTTGTGGTCACGGTAAAGGTGTTGCAACAAGCTACAGAAGCCGATTACGGTTTCAGGCCTAGTTACATGAAGGTTTGGATGGCGAAGCAGAAGGCAGTGGCACAAATATATGGAGATTGGGAAGAGTCGTATGCAGAGTTGTCACATTGGATGCTAGGGGTATAG
- the LOC130945616 gene encoding uncharacterized protein LOC130945616, with product MAETTPTENFSLGSYRVSLKDHTCDCGHFQALHYPCCHTIACCAYSLLNWASYVHEVYRMSEVFNVYKQNFVPPIPEGLWPPYAGLTIIPDPNMRRAKEGRPKATRIHGSMDQSVENHSKRCGLCRQPGYT from the coding sequence ATGGCCGAGACAACACCGACCGAGAACTTCTCGCTAGGTAGCTACAGAGTTTCTCTTAAGGATCACACCTGTGACTGTGGCCACTTTCAGGCGCTCCATTATCCTTGTTGCCACACCATTGCATGTTGCGCCTACTCACTCCTTAATTGGGCGTCATATGTTCACGAGGTATATCGTATGAGTGAGGTGTTCAACGTTTACAAGCAGAATTTTGTTCCGCCTATCCCAGAAGGCCTATGGCCCCCATATGCTGGGCTAACTATCATTCCTGATCCTAACATGAGACGTGCAAAGGAAGGTCGTCCGAAGGCAACCAGGATCCATGGTAGTATGGATCAATCTGTGGAGAACCACTCGAAGCGCTGTGGGCTATGCCGTCAGCCTGGGTATACGTAG